GTATGTGTTTGTCGAGGGTCGCGAGATGCAAGCTGGACATCGAATCACaactatgtgtgtgtgtgtgtgtgtgtgtgtgtgtgtgtgtgtgtttgtcgagggtccccagttgcaagccgaacatcgactcgcaactaggggtgtgtgtgtgtctattTGTCGGTGCCCTGTTGCAAGCTGAtcatcgactcacaactagggtGTGTGTGTTTGTCCGTGCCCCAGTTGCATAACTCTATTTTTGTTGGCTCGCACTGTTTTACACAAACAACCTAACTCTATTTTTTGAACTCAACTGTATTGTTTATTTTTTCAAAGGAGTTTTTTGTAAGATGTCCAAAGTTGCAACGGATAGCACCTAAATTGTGCGGCTCAGTTTTTGTTGGCTCGCACTGTTTGAATCGGTGGGAGAGAGAGCTGGGCAGAGACGGGGCGTGTACAATTTTGTGGATGTTTTTTTCAAGTGTATTTGTTTGCGTTTTTGTGTTTGTGAACATTTATCAAATTTTTGCTAATTCCTGTATAATTCACGAATGTTTTTCATACACAATTGCCCATAATGATTTGTTGTGCTTGCCTTTCAAATTAACATTTTTATTATGTCAAGTTGCCAAGCTTATTTTATATAGCCAACCATTGCTTTGCAAAAATGTTTGTAGTCGCAGAGGTGATTTACTCTTGTAACATTGTTCTGAAATACCTAGTATTATTATTTAATTTTGCTTgtaactatttttttatttagTCACACTATTTTTTAGAGATGTTCACATCGCGTAAGTGTACTTTGAAAAAGGCATTGTAGAAGGTAGCTTCCGCGTATAAGTAAAAATGTTCACTGTAGCGCACTATCGACCACTTGTGGCAATCAGTCCCATCTCCCGTAGTACTCGCTTACAGTGTCATTTTTCTGTTGCATACAGTACGTACAGTGCACGAGTAGCTTAGCATGCACTGCGCTTACGAGCCGCCGCACGGAGACACGCCCCTACCTAGTAtacaatatatatatattttttaaacagacaaacaaacaaacaaacaaaaacaaaaggaaagCTGAGCTTGTTTTAGGATGAGGTGGTGCTCATGTCATACTTAGAAGATGATGGCATCATACATAGATGTGAGATATTATCTCACATCTAGATTTAACATAGAAGGACCCATAAAAATTAGACTTTATGCATCGATGGCACATGCATGCACATGCATGCAGCAACTCCCTCTGTCGGGTTTATTGGGACCCTGAGCAGTCTCGCCTTGTCCCTTCTTAGATCATCTGCAACAGCGGCGCCCAAAGGCGCGCGCGGTAAACTGGCAATATAGCGCGTGCGGGATATTTTCGCGCGCTCCAGCGAAGACGGGAAACTAGCGCGGGCGGGAAACGATTGCGCGCGCGCGGGAGAAAGCGGGCGGTCGCGCGCTAGATTTTGCGCACCGCTTCCGGCACGCCTATAAATTGCGGCGCTCGCCACGCGGCCTCCCATCCCTATCCGGACTGCCACGCTCGCTCTCGCCGCTTCCCGCCCGGCCACCACCGCGCTAccatgccgccgcgctgccgagGATCTTCGGGCTACCGCGGCATCCGCGAGCGCCCCTCCGGTGCCTACTACACTGAGATCCGGTCCGGCGACGTCCGGCTCGGCCTCGGCACGTTCGAAACCCCGCACGAGGCCGCCCGCCCGTACGACACGGCGGCGTGGCGCCTAGAGAGGCCTCGCGCGCATATGAACTTCCAGGACGTCTACACGCGCGAGCaggcgcaggccgccgcccctcctcctcgccttatcaaAGACTTGGACCGCGCGGAGGATGAGCGAGCTATGGCGGAGTGGCGCCGGCGCCACCCGGAGGATGTCGCCAACGAGCGTGCCTTCTGGGCAGAGAGGATGGCAAGGCGCCGCGCGAAGCGGGCGGACCGGCGTCGGCGGAAGGCACTGGCCATATCGCAGTGCGATCTCGTCAACGCCGGTGGGAAGTCGTTCTTCTCGTCAGACGATGATCGTTGGGATGACGTGTGGCTCTCTACCTCGGACAACACCAACGAaggtgatgatgatgaggacgactCGGAGTAGTTCGTAGTTGCACCGTAGTTTTATTAGGGTTAATTATCCTTTTGCCCTCAGTGGTGTCCATGCGCTCAGTTTTGCCCTCAGATGCGAattgtgctcagttttgcccctagTCCATGCACATCTACTATGACGAGGCCAAACGGCCAGATTTGAGTCCATTTCGTCCACCGGCGTTAGTGGTTGTGGGTCCAGAGCTTACACGTGGGACCGCGTGGACGTGGATCCGGAGCTGACATTTGGGCACGTGCAACAAAATCCCCAAATCATTCGTAGGGTTCTAGCCGGCCAAATCGACGCCCACTCTGCCCATCCGCCGGCCGGCCGTCCTGCGCCGCAGCCAGCACCTGCCCCGCCAGCAGCTACACGGCCTGCTCCGCCGCTACCGTCCTGCACCGACGCTCCACCGCTACCTGCTCCGCCCGCCACCTTCCCGCGATGCCACGGGTGGGGCACCCGCCACCTGCTCGACCCGCGGCGTGGCCTCCTTCCATGTGCCCGGCCGGAGTGCTCAAAGGTGGGGGGTTAGTGGAGCTGTTTGAACTAGGAGGAAGAACCCCAGGGCGAAATGGCGAGCAGCGGTGACGCCGGAGTATTTGGCGAGGCAGGCATCGGGCCGGAGATCCACCGCACCCACGACTGGGTTCCCGAGGGGTAAGTCACGCGTCCTATTTAGATTGAGCTTAGTTGTGCATTTGAACAGTCGATTCGAGTAGGTTTGCCCGATTAGTGTGCTGATTGCGTCTCTGTTTTTCGTCGGTTAGGATGGAGTTGCGGTTTGCTTTCTTGGTGCACAATGGAAGGGACCGGTACATGTTCGATGCAAAGGATAAGAAGAAATACCAAGGAGGTTTCGATTATTGGTTGCCAATGGCTAGTAATTGGAGTTGCAGACAATTTGGGGAGGTAATTTGTAGCCAATATCCTTGGGGTTTGCTTGATGAAGTGGTATACAAATACGATGATGGGAAAAAGAAATGGGTGACAATTAGTAATGATGAAGAGCTGGCTACCATGTTTGCTAGGCATAAAGAGAAATATAATTTTCATGTGAGGCTGCAAGTTGATGTGCTTGAGCAGGCATTCAGACCTAGGATGGTGGGTGCAACATCTCGGGGGGAACCAAGTCATCATAATGGCATCTCTAGCCAGAACAGTTCAGTTAGTGCACGGTGACGTGGTGGCTCGACAAGCGTGGGCAACGGCAGTGGGCCCCCCCTTGAAGTGGAGCCTGATGACTACAATTCTGGGGTTGATGAAGAGAAGCTATATTCTGATGTTATTCAGAATTTACGACGGGCACCTCGGGCTGAAAACCAAGATGAGGCTCACAATGCAGTCCGTGTGGATGATGACGCAGTGGGTGGGGACGAAGACCTTGCAGCTGTTGAATGGGACCCTTTGAACCCTCATATGGAAGAAGGTACCATTTTTGCATCCATGATTGGGTGTACAAATGCACTTGTGACATACTGCATCAAGGTAGAACGTACTTTCAAAGTTGACAAGAGCGATCAAGTACGTTACAGAGTGCACTGTCGGAGTGAGGGTTGTCCATGGAGGCCGCTCGCATCTAAAATGCGAAATAGCACTAATGTTCAGGTCAAAGTGAACTCTTTTAAGCACACATGCCAGGAATCAACCCTTAGGAAGGATACAATCAGTAGAGCCAAGTCAAGATGGGTGGCAGAAGAAGTAAAGAAGTGGGTGAAAGAAAACCAGCAAGTGGGTCCAAAGGAATTGCAGAAGAACATCAAAGATAAGTTCAAGATAGATTTACCGTACATGAGGTTGTTCAATGGTAAACAACATGCTATGGATTCTATTTATGGTAACTGGCAGGAAAGTTTTCAATTGTTGTATTCATTCAAAGGTGAAGTGGAGAGGACCAGCCCAggtagtattgtagatattgaccACCACACAGTGGAGTACACATTCAGGGGAGTGACAAAGACCAAGGAATGCTTTAGGAGGGTTTTTGTCTGCTTTGAGGCTTGTCGCCGAGGTTTTTGGCAGGCTGGAGGCCTTATTTGGCTATTGATGCCTCTTTTCTCACAGGGAGGTTTAAAGGACAGTTAGTAGCAGCTTGTGCAGTTGATGCACACAATTTTGTATTTCCAGTTGCCTATAGTGTGCTGGAGATAGAGTCTGAGGAGAGCTGGACTTAGTTTTTGCATAATCTGCGCCGGGCTATTGCATATCCCAATGGGTTGGTCATTCATACATATGCCTGCAAAGGTTTAGAAGTGGCCATGGACAATGTGTTCCCTGGTGTAGAGCATAGGGAATGCATGCGTCACCTTGCTGCAAATTTCATGAGGAAATTCAAAGGAAAGGTGTATACCGACAATTTATGGACAGCATCTTTGACTTGCAGTGTGAAGAAGCACAACTACCACTTGAGGCAGTTATACATGAATCCCAAAGTGAAAGAATACTTGGAAACACACCACTCCAAGTTATGGGCCAGAAGCCAATTCAGTCAACTGAGCAAAGTTGACTATGTGCACAATAATCTAGCAGAGTCTTTCAACTCAACGATCCGAAAACTAAAGGGTCATTATGTGGTGGATTTGCTTGACGTGATAAGTATAgaattgctacctcttgagcatgcgttgattttcccttgaagagtaaagggtgatgcagcaaagtagcgtaagtatttcccttagtttttgagaaccaaggtatcaatccagtaggagattacacgcaagtcacctagtacctgcacaaacaaccaagaaccttgcaaccaacgccataaaggggttgtcaatcccttcacggtcactcgcaaaagtgagatctaataaagatagtaaagtaaatatttttggtatttttgttgtatagattggaaactaaagattgcaaaatagtaaatgagatgtgatgtaaataaaagagatgcaatataataagaaagagacccgggggccataggtttcactagtggcttctctcgtgCTAGCatgtattacagtgggtgaacaaattactgcctagcaattgatagaaaagcgcatagttatgagaatatttaggcaatgatcatgaatataggcatcacgtccgtgtcaagtagaccgaaacgattctgcatctactactattactccacacatcgaccgctatccagcatgcatctagtgtattaagttcataagaacagagtaacgcattaagcaagatgacatgacgtagagggataaactctagcaatatgatataaaccccatctttttatcctcgatggcaatgatacaatacgtgccttgctgcccctactctcagtgggaaaggacaccgcaagattgaacccaaagctaagcacttctcccattacaagaaagatcaatctagtaggtcaaactaaatcgataattcgaagagacttgcaaatatatcaaatcatgcatataagaattcagagaagaaccaaatattattcatagataatcttgatcataaatctacaattcatcggatctcggcgaacacaccgcaaaaagtattgcgtcgaatagatctccaagaacatcgaggagaactttctattgagaaccaaagagagagaagaagccatctagctaataactattgacccgaaggtctgtggtaaactagtcacacatcatcggagaggctatggtgttgatgagccctccgtgatcgattccccctccggcagatcgccgaaaaaggccccaagatgggatctcacgggtacagaaggttgtggtggtTGAAACGTGGTTTCGTGGCCCCCTTGATGTTTTTTGGGTAtaggagtatatataggcgaaagaagtacgtccgTGGAGCtttgaggggcccacgagggtgggggcgcgccctccagcctcgtggccgcctcgctgcgtctccgacttcatctccaagtctcctagtttgctttcggtccaagaaagatcatcgcgaaggtttcattccatttggtattgcttttctgcaaaacactgaaataggcagaaaaacagaaactggcactgggccttcggttaataggttagtcccaaaaataatataaaagagcatattaaagcccattaaacatccaaaacagataatataatagcatggatcaatcaaaaattatagatacgttggagacgtatcaagcatccccaagcttaattcctgctcgtcctcgagcaggtaaatgataaaaagaatttttttgatgtggaatgctacctaacataattttcaatgtaattctctttattgtggcatgaatgttcagatccataagattcaaaataaaagtttaatattgacataaaaacaataatactacaagcaaactaataaagcaatcatgtcttctcaatataacatggccaaagaatttatccctacaaaatcatatagtctggctatgctctctcttcatcacacaaagtatttaatcatgcacaacctcgatgacaagccaaacaattgtttcatacttttgatgttctcaaactttttcaatcttcacgcaatacatgagtgtgcgccatggacatagcactataggtggaatagaatggtggttgtggagaagataaaaaggagaagatagtctcacatcaactaggggtatcaacgggctatggagatgcccatcaatagatatcaatgtgagtgattagggattgccatgcaacggatgcactggagctatacgtgtatgaaagctcaacaaaagaaactaaatgggtgtgcatccaacttgcttgctcacgaagacctagggcaatttgaggaagcccgtcattgaaatatacaagccaagttctataatgtaaaattcccactagtatataaaagtgacaacataggagactctctatcatgaagaccatggtgctactttgaagcacaagtgtggtaaaaggatagtaacattgtcccttctctctttttctctcatttttttatttgggcctttctcttttttttatggcctcttatttatttatttatttcgtccggagtctcatcccgacttgtgggggaatcatagtctccatcatcctttcctcactggtacaatgctctaataatgatgatcatcacacttttatttacttacaactcaagaattacaactcaagacttagaacaaaatatgactctatgtgaatgcctccggcggtgtaccgggatgtgcaatgattcaagagtgacatgtatgaaaaattatgaacggtggcttagccaaaaatacgatgtcaactacatgatcatgcaaagcaatataacaatgatggagcgtgtcataataaacaaaacggtggaaagttgcatggcaatatatctcggaatggctatggaaatgccataataggtaggtatggtggctgttttgaggaaggtatatggtgggtgtatgataccggcaaaaggtgcgcggtattagagaggctagcaatggtggaagggtgagagtgcgtataatccatggactcaacattagtcataaagaactcacatacttattgcaaaaatctgttggggaatgtagtaatttcaaaaaaattcctatgcacacgcaagatcatggtgatgcatagcaacgagaggggagagtgtgtccacgtaccctcgtagaccgaaagtggaagcattagaacaacgcggttgatgtagtcgaacgtcttcacgatccgacccatccaagtaccgaacgcacggcacctccgagttcagcacacgttcagctcgatgacgtcccacgagcTCCGATATAGCAGAGCTTCacggagagttccatcagcacgacggcgtgttgacggtgatgatgttgctaccgacgtagggcttcgcctaagcaccgctacgatatgaccgatgtggattatggtggagggggcaccgcacacggcttggaacaatcaacttgtgtgtcctagggtgccccctgcccctgtatataaagcagcaaggggggaggccggccggcccttgcagggcgcgccaggaggaggagtccacctcctagtaggagtaggactcccctttcctactcctactaggagggggaaaggaaggaggagagggagaaggaaaaggggggcgccgcccgccttccctagtccaattcggaccagagggggagggggcgcacgGCCTACCCTGGtcggccctctctctctccactaaggcccatgtggcccattagttctccgggggggttccggtaaccctccgtcactccggttttctccgaaatcacccggaacacttcctgtgtctgaatatagtcgtccaatatatcaatctttatgtcttgagcattttgagactcctcgtcatgtccgtgatcacatccgggactccgtcctaccttcgttacatcaaatcacataaactcataataccgatcgtcaccgaacgttaagcgtgcggaccctacgggttcgagaactatgtagacatgaccgagacacctctccggtcaataaccaatagcggaacctggatgctcatattggttcctacatattctatgaagatctttatcggtcaaaccgcataacaacatacgttgtttcatttgtcatcggtatgttacttgcccgagattcgatcgtcggtatctcaatacctagctcaatctcgttaccagcaagtctctttattcattccgtaatacatcatcctgcaactaactcattagttgcattgcttgcaaggcttatagtgatgtgcattaccgagagggcccagagatacctctccgacaattggagtgacaaatcctaatctcgatctatgccaactcaacaagtactatcgaagacacctgtagagcaccttcataatcacccagttacgttgtgacgtttggtagcacacaaagtgtttcttcggtaatcgggagttgcataatctcatagtcataggaacatgtataagtcatgaagaaagcaatatcagtAAACTaaaacaatcaagtgctaagctaacagaatgggtcaagtgaatcacatcattctcgtaatgatgtgatcccgtttatcaaatgacaactcatgtttatggttaggaaacataaccatcttttatcaatgagccagtcaagtagaggcatactagtgacactctatttgtctatgtattcacacatgtattatgttttcggttaatacaattctagcatgaataataaatatttatcatgaaataaggaaataaataataactttattattgcctctagggcatatttccttcaaaatctattagttatcgaaacgaagtactacgcgcatgctcctagggggatagattggtaggaaaagaccatcgctcgtccccgatcgccactcataaggaagacaattaataaataaatcatgctccgacttcatcacataacggttcaccatacgtgcatgctatgggaatcaaactttaacacaagtatctctcaaatccataactactcaactagcatgactctaatatcaccatcttcatatctcaaaacaatcataaggaatcaaatttctcatagtattcaatgcactttatatgatagtttttattata
The Aegilops tauschii subsp. strangulata cultivar AL8/78 chromosome 3, Aet v6.0, whole genome shotgun sequence genome window above contains:
- the LOC109779442 gene encoding ethylene-responsive transcription factor 1-like, producing MPPRCRGSSGYRGIRERPSGAYYTEIRSGDVRLGLGTFETPHEAARPYDTAAWRLERPRAHMNFQDVYTREQAQAAAPPPRLIKDLDRAEDERAMAEWRRRHPEDVANERAFWAERMARRRAKRADRRRRKALAISQCDLVNAGGKSFFSSDDDRWDDVWLSTSDNTNEGDDDEDDSE